The Paraburkholderia hospita DNA segment GGTCGGCATGCTCTGGATCGCGACGAGCGCCGACAGGCGATCGGCTGCCGCGACCTTCGTGTTCACGAGCCGCGCCTGCAAGCGCGCGCCGCCGCCGTGCGAGACACGCGACATCAGATACGTGACGAACTCGGGCGCGGGTACATCGCCCATCTCGTCGTCCGCATGCGAGGCCGGATAGCATGCCGCCCAGATGCAGCTCACCAGCACGACGAGGCCGCCGAGCAGCGGCACGAACGTGCACGCAAGGCCGAGCAGCAGCAAGCTCCATGCGCGCGGCTCGCGATAACGCAGCGGCAGCAGCAGGCGGAACAGGAGCGCCTGCAGCACGCCGCACACGATGTTGAACGCAACGGCGGGCAGCAGCGGATCGTACGCGGTCGGCGTGTTCGCGAAGTACACGATGCCCACGCACTGAATGCCGGCAACGATGGCGATGCCCAGCACCGCGAGCACGGCGACCAGTGCGGCCACGAACCCGCCGCCGCTGGAGCGGTTTGCAGTGGCCTTATTCATCGAGACCACTACGCAAAAGAAGACGCTTCAATGCCGCGCCCGGCTCGTCGCCGCCCAGATGCAGCGTGTGCACGCCGATGCGCGCGCCTTCGAGGTCGAGATTGAACTGCGCGCGCAGGCTCGATTCGATCCGCGCGAGGTAGCCGTCGACGCCCGTCGCGTCGGTCGCGGGCATCAGGTTCAGCAGCACCGACTGCCCCGCCGATTTCACCGGCCACATCAGGTCGAGCGAACGACGGCGGCGCATCACGTGCTCGAAGAACGAATCGCCGGCATCGTCATGCGGGAACACGAGCGCCACCAGCGACGACGTGATGCCGGCCGAGCGTTCGAGCCGCGTGAGCCGGCTCACGTCGAGTGCGAATTCGTACGGGCAATCGGGCACCGCGTGCTGGATATCGCGCACCTGCTGCGAGTGCTCGACGCCGTCGGCGTAGTAGCCGAGCAGCACGAGCAGCAGTTGCAGATTGTCGAAATTCAGCGACAGGAACGGCATGCGGCGGATAGCGAGCATCGCGAGCATGGTGCCGTCGGCGGAAATCAGCGGCGCGCACACCAGCAGATGCGTGTTCGTCACCGGCCGCTCTTCGCTCTTCAGATGCGCAACGGCACGTGTTTCGAGCGCGCGCTGCACGAGTTCGTCGCGCGGATCGAAGTCGAACGTATCGCCGATATGCGCGAGCGCGTCGCGCCCCACCTTGCCGTCATGCACGGGGTACAGCGCTGCCACTTCGATCTGGCAGGCCTGCGCGACGAATTCGAGCAGCTCGCGCGTGCCGGGCATGTCGCCGGAACTGCGTGGCTTCGTGTCGAGACCATGCGCGACGGAAATGCGGCGCAGCTCGGTGATCGAGTCGCGCAGCGTGGTCGGCTTGGTCAGCAGATCTTTTTCGAGGCGCTCGTGCGACAGGCGCATCAGATAGTGACTGTTCGTGATCGCGACCAGCCGGTCGTTCAGATAGTCGTTGATCGCGTTCGCGCGCTGCGCGCGGCTGCCCCACGTATCGCCGAAGTGGCCCGCGACGATAGTCTGCAGCACGCCGCCCGTGAAGAACAGCGTCGGCCACGCGGCCGTGCTGCCCTGCATCAGCACCTGAGTGAACACCTGATATGCGCCGATCAGCATTGCGCAGCCGAGCAGGCCGAGCAGCGTGCCGTAACGCAGCGCGACGATCAGCGGCGCGAACCACAGCCACGGAAAGCCCGTGTGCAGCAGGAACGGATCGTTGCGATCGAGCGTATAGGAAACCGCGAAGACCACGCCGATGAACACGACCGTCTCCACGATGGAAAACGGACGCGACACCGCGGGCGCGACGAGGCGCCGCCACGCGCTCAGGTTGCCGAACGGGTTCGATTGGCGCGGTTTCGCCGCGGCACTGGCGGCGCTTTGCGCGGTGACGGTATTCACGGCCGACTCCTCATCACGTGTCGAGTTGCACTGGTATTGCAGATTGCCGCGCGCGCGTCGCGAAGCATATGACCGACGCGCGACGCCATCAGCCGCGCGTGCGCAGCGGCGACAGCAGGCTGCCGATCAGCGACGACGCGACGCTCGACAGGCTCGAGCGCGTCCAGCCGCTCTTCGAACCCGTCGCGCTCCACACGACCTGACCCGAAGCCACGTCGATCAGCTCGAACGTCACGCCCGCAACGGGCTCGCCGTCCACGCCGACCTTGTAGCGCCACTCTTCCACAGCGCCCGTCAGCACGTACTTCACGCGCTGCTCACGCGCCCATGCGAGCTTCTTCTCACCGATATCGCGCTGCGCGGTGTCGAACATCGCGTTCGCCGACGCATCGACGGGCGCGAGGCGCACATCGGCAAAGCCGTTCTGACGCAACGCATTCGCCGCAATCGCCGCGGCGCTGCTGCCCGCTGCCGGCGTTTCCGTGAAGTTCGCCATCGTCACGACGGCGACGGAGTCCTTCGATTCGATTGCAGGCGAGCCCGCCTGGCGAATCGAACCGCATGCGCCCAGCACCAGCGCCGACGCGGCCGCTGCCGCTACCCACTTGATCAAACGTGTCCAGCCGTTGATGTTGCTCATCGAACCACTCCTCAGAAATGTCGTTATCGTCCCGATTCGCCGAATCAGCAGAACCCGAATCAGTAAAACCCGAATCAATAGAACCATTTGTACCGCGCGCCCAGCAACGTGACGGGCGTGCCGATCTTCGACACGCGCTGATGCTGAAGGAACACCGCCAGGTGATCGCCGCCAAACACCGCGCCTGCAATGCCGAGACTCACGTCCGGGCCCCAGCCCTGAATCGAGTCGTGCACGATGCCCACGTCGAAGAACGGACGCCATGCATGCGTGTACTGCTCGAGCAGATCGTTGCCGAAGCCGAAGTAGAAGCCGTATTGCGTGTACGTGTCCGGCATGAAGTCCTGCGGCGACGCAGGCTGCAAGGCGGTCGGCAACAGGCGCGTCATCAGCGCGTCGGCCTGGCCGCTTGCGCCATAGCCGCCGTGCGTGATCAGCGCGCGCAACGTGTAATCGGGGTAAGTCGTGCGAATGCGGTAGCTCACTTCGGCCGTCGACAGCACGCCGCTGCCGATGTAGTTGCGCGCCTGGCTATAGAAGCGGTCCGCTTCGACACTGCCCGTGAAGGTGATCCGCTCGGTCATCCGATACGTGAGATCGCCGATCACGTTGTCCTTCATGCCACCGACCAGCAGCGTCTGGTTTTCATCCGCGACCTGGTTGCGGCCCGCGCGCACGCCGAGCGTCAGCGGCGAGTTGCGCCCCACTTCGCCCGCGAGATCGAGCGTGTAGAAAGCGGCCGAGCCAACGCGCCGGCCGCCGGTGACCGTGAACGACGTGTCGCGCGTTTGCCGCTCGCCGTAGATGTTGAGCCAGCGGTCGACGGACGGCACGTTGACCAGCTGCGTGATGTCGGTCGAATGCTGGAAGTGCTGCACGGCCGTCACGCCAACCAGATAGCGCTCGGCGATCTTGCGGCTGGCCGCGAGCGTCGTCTCGACGTAATCGAGCGGATGCTCGATGTGGTTGACGACATCGGCGTCGATCGATTGCGGCCAGTCGAGCGTCGTTTCCGTGACGCGCGTATGCAGGTCGGTGTCTTCCGGCGCGCCGTCGAGCGCGTTGAACGCGAGCTGCTGCGCGCGGTCGGGACGGTCGACGGCGATCGTCGCGTCGATGCGGTCGTTGACGGGCAGGCGCGAGCGTTCCACCGCGAGCAGGCGTTCCATCTCGGGGATATCGTTCTCGGCGAGCGCGATGGTCAGCTGCGCATCGGCGGGACGCGACAGGCGCTCCGCGTATTGCTGCGCGAGCCAGCGCTTCGCCAGCGGATTGCTTTCCTTCGACAGCGCCCATGCCACGGCCACTTCCTTCGCGACGGCGCCGCGCACGCGCGCGTTCTCCGGCAGCCCTGCGCCGTCCAGCGGCGCGCCGCCCGGCAGCCCCTTCGCCGTGCCGATCATCGTGCGGCGTGCGATGGCATTGTCAGCCGATACGGGCCGCGCCGACATCAGGCTGTCGAGCAGCGCTGCGGACGCATCGCCCGTTGCGTATTCGGCCGACAGCGTCACGCGCCGGCCACGCAGGTCTTCGAGCGTCTCGGCGTCCTGCGCGGTGCGGCCACGCATTGCCGCGCGTTGCGCGCCATGCAGTTTCACGAGCTGCGCTTCGTCCTGCTGCATCTGCAGCCACACCTTCTTGCGGATCGACCATGCGAGGCCATCGTGCCCCGCCTGCTCCTGCGCGTCGGCATAGGTGAGCAGCCACAGCGGATCGCGCGACATCATCGCCGACTGGCGGCGCAGATATTCGAGCGCGGCGACGGGCCGGTTCAGGCGCATTTCGGCGGCTGCGTACGGCTCCCACAATGCCGAGCTTTGATCGGCACTGCCGCGCCAGCGCTTGAGCGCTTCGCGCAGATCGCCGTCGCTGCCGTAGTCGACCAGCGTCCACAGATACGCGGCGCGCAGATCGGAACTCGCGCCCGGCAAATCGACGGCGCGCTTCAGATCGGCGAGCGCCTTCTGCGGTTCGTTGATGAGGCGGTAGTATTCGGCGCGCACGCCGAGCAGCGCGGGCGAGGCTTCCGCCGCTTTGCGCTCGTCGGGCGTGAGGCTTGCGAGCAGCGTCGCGATGCGGTCCATCGCCTGCGCGTCGGTGTAGTAGAAGATCGCGTCCTGCAACGCGCGCACCGTGTGATCGCGGCGATAGCGCAATTCGGCGACGCGGCCCGCATCGATCGGATACGGATCGTAGAAGTACGTCATGTCGCCGAGGTCTTCAGGCGTCGCCGCGCCGCTCGCGATCAGATGGAAATACGCTTCGTTCGCGTCGTCGTCCCGTTGCAGCAGACGCGCGAGTTCCGCATAGTTGCGCCAGAAGTCCTCGTCGCTATCTTTCGCGCCCGCGCGCGCCGTTTTCAGCGCGGCCAGCGACGCACGATAGTCGCCCTGGCGGTACAGCACGCTCGCCGTGCGCAGCGCCGCATTCGCGTCGTTCGGATGACGCGCCTGCACCGCGCGATAGGTCGCGAGCGCCTGATCGTCATGACCCGCGCGCTCGGCAAGCTGGCCGATCCGTTGATCGATCGCATCGGCGTTCGTCGCGCGCGGCAGCGAGCGCAGGAACGCGAGGCCGTCGTCGGGACGACCGAGACGTTCGTACGTTGCCGTCACGTTATCGATCAGCTTCAGGTCGTTCGGCTTCGCGCGCGCTTCGTGCACGAGCGCCGTCAGATAGGCTTCGTCGTCGTCGAGCATCGGCGCGATGCGCAGCACGTTCTGCCAGCCAACCTGATCGTTCGACAGTTGCGCATAGTCGAGCCACGACTTCAGCGCGAGCGACGGATCGCGATTCCATTCGGCGACCTGCGCGAGACGTTTGACCCATTCCACCGAACGCGGATCGCGCTGCACCTGCTGCGCGGCGATTTTCTGCGCGCTCGCCAGATCGCCCGATTCGACGAAGGCCTGAAACACGACGTTCGCGACGCTCGGGTCCGAGCGGACTGCGGAGGCGTCAACGGCGTTCACGCCGCTGGCGGCTTGCGGCGCTTGCGCTGCTGGTGCTACAGGCGCTGCTTGCGTGGCGACGCGGATCACGCGCACTTCGGCCTGCTCTTGCGCCGCTGCCTCACGCATCGCGGCGCGCAGGCTGACGAGCGAGCCGCCATGCCGATACGCGACGGGACCATCCATATACGCATAACCCGCTTGCGCCACGCTGCGCACATGCTCGGCCAGCGGCGACGACGGCTCGGCGAGCGCGTACTTCGCCAGCAGCTTCGCGTACCGGTCGACGGCATCCGGACGATTCGCCGCGCGTGCCAGATTCAGCATCACGATGAGCGTGGCGGGATCGTCGGCGAGCTTGCCGAGATGCGCGTCGGCAGCCGTCAGCGCATCGTCGAGCAGATTGCCCGACTGCAGCGTGCGCACGCCTGCGACGAAGCAACGGCGCTGCTCGTCGCGCGTCTGCGCCGTGGCTTCCTGACGGAACCATGCATCGGCGGCTGCGTGATAGTCGCCGACTTGCAGCGCGTAGCGCGTGATCTGCGTGTCCCACTTCGTGCGTCCGTCGGGATCGTTGGCCGACAGACGCGCATACAGATGTGCCGCGAGATCGGGCATGCCGACGGCGGCCGAACGCTGCGCGAGCCACTCCAGATCCTTCGGTGCCCACGGCAGCTTCGCAGCCTGCGTCAGACGCGCGCGCAGCTCTTCGAGCGCGGGCGCGCGGCGCGGGTCTTCTTCGGGAATCGCAAAGGTGCGCTGCTCCGTCACGGACAGATGCAGCATCATCGCGCTGCGAATCATGTCGTCGGTGCCGAGCGCTTCCATGCGCGTGGCGATGCGCTCGGCGTCGTCGGTGCGTCCCAGATACAGATATTGCGCGCCCAGCAACGAAAGGAATTCCTCGTTGTCGGGCCGCACCTTCGACCACGCTTCCAGATACGCGACGCTCAGCTCGCTAGGCGCGCCGACGGACGCAACGCGCTGGCGCAAGCCGCCGCGCGGCGACACGCCGTACATCGTCGCGATCACCACGCCCGTGAGCGTGTAGACGAGCCACGTCGGAACGATACGGGGACGTTTGTCGTTCGTTTTATCGTTCACAGCGGATCTCGACGGGCTGATAGTGGGCTTCGAGCGCATTGAGCGCGGGCGTGTCGAAGCGGACGTAGGCGCCGTCGCGTTGCAGCGGCACCGCGCGGCCCGCCACTGTCGCGCTGCACGTCTGTGCATTCGCGAGCTTCACGAACGGCTGGTAGTAGCTGCCGAACTCGAACGACATGTTCTTGCCGTCGCGTTTGAAATCGCGCACGAAACCATTCGCTTCGGCGATGTACGGCAGCGCATCCGCTTTCGACAGCTCACCCGGGGTGTCGAACGACACGCGCGCCGCGCCGTCGGTGATATGGATGTACGTGCCGTCCGGTCCCGCCGTGTAGCCCGTCACGCCGCGCGACGCGTGCAGATCTGGCGAGGTCGTCAGCGGCCAGTGCAGTTCGCGCACTTCGCCGTTGCCGCGCACGATCCAGTCATTCGACTTCGCGTTCGACGCCTCGCTCTGCACCGTGCGCGCGACGGCGAACGAACGCCAGTCGAGCACCTTGTGCGCGTAGTCCGTCATATGCACGGGCAGCACCGGCTGCTTGAGCGCGGCCGCGAAAATCTGGTCGAGCGCGCGCAGCGACGCAACCTTTGTGCCGCTGTACATGTGGTAGTAAATATCGATCGGCTTGAAGCGCAGCGGCTTGTCCGTCAGATCGAAGGTTTCGAGCACGCGCGTGAAGCCGTAGAACGGGCCGAGCCAGTCGTTCGTGTAGACGTTCTCGTCCTGGTTCGGCGCATACACCTGATACGCGCCCGGCCCCTTCAGCACGCCGATGGGCGCGATATTGGTCCAGCTGTTCGCGCTCTTCGTGATGACGGTGTCGCCGCCGTTCACGTTGTCGACGCCCGCTGCATAGACCTTGCGCACGACGATCGCGGGCGGCTCGCAGTTGCCCGGCCATTGCAGGATCGTCGTCTTCTTGCCCGGGGGCGCGAGACGCGAGTTGATGTAGTCGATCGAACCCGTAACTTCGCGGTCGATATTGAATGTGTAGTTCGGGATGTTCAGCGAGAACGCGGTGTCACCGCCGCCACGATCGATGCGCTCGCCCGTCTTCGCATCGACGTTCTCCCATTCGAACGGATGCGAATACGTGTGCGTGCCGATCGCGACATAAGGCAGCGCGAACATCTTGCGTGCGATCTCTTCGAGTCGCGGCGAGATTTGCGGATACAGGCCCTTCGGCCCCACTTCGCCTTCGATCACCGACAGCGTCATCGGCACCTTGTAGCGCGTGAAGATCTGCTGAAACAGCGCTTCGCCCGAATAATCGGCGCCGGGAAATTCCGCGCGCGACGCGAAACCGTCGCCGTCCACGTGCGACATGAAAAGACGCCGGCCGTTTTCCGTGGTGACGCTCGGCGACGGCATCGGTTGCAGACGCAACGCCTGGCGCAGGAACTCGATCGGCTGAATGGCCCAGCGCTCCTGGCCGATGCCGTTGAGCGAGACGACCGTGTACGGGCTCATCGCGAAGCCGCCCCACGGCGTGATCGCAATCTGGTCGAGCGTCGCTTCGCCGCTCTTCACGCGCAGCAGCGACTTGCTCGCGCTGCCGACCTGAACGCCTGTCAGATCGCGCGCGCCAAGCTTTGGATCGACTTCGAAGCCGACCATCGGATCGCGCGACACGACATCGATCTTGTCCGCGAAAGGCCCTGCTACTGCCTGCAGATCGAGCGCGCGTCCTTCGTCTTCTGCCGCATCGAAACCGAACTGTCCGAGAAACACCATCGGCACGTGCGCGGCGAGACGCGCATCGACCCACGCGCGCCACGCGCCGCTGTTCGGCGTCTCGTCGCCCTGCAGCCACGCGACGACGCCCGCATAGCGGTCCGGCGTGATGCCCTCGGGCAACGGCTCGTGGACGTTCGCGTATTCGACGTCGTAGCCGAGATAGTTGAGCGGCGTCGCGAGATCGCGCACGCCGGGCGTTTCGTCGAGCGGCAGGTCTTCGTCGCTGTCCTGCACGATCAGCACCTTGCGCGGCAGCACTTCGATCGCGCCGATGCCGACCACGTTCAGCGACGCGTTCGTCACGTACGGCGTGACGCCCGCGGCGAGTACCTGCGCAGCCGTGGCGCGCGCACAGGCGCGGTCGTCGGCGGGACAGGTTTCGATCGATACGACGGGCACGCCCGTCGTTTGCGTGAACTGTTGCGCGGCGGCGATGCGCGCGTCGCGTTCGCCTGCCGCGACATTGCCGCTCGCTGCGTCGCGCACGAGCGACGGGCCGATCACCGCATATAGCGCTTTCGCATACGGCAACGCGGACTGCAACGCAGCGTCGCCGCCGATCACGAGACGCGCGTCGGGATGCGCAGCGCGGATTGCATCGACGGCTGC contains these protein-coding regions:
- a CDS encoding PelD GGDEF domain-containing protein codes for the protein MNTVTAQSAASAAAKPRQSNPFGNLSAWRRLVAPAVSRPFSIVETVVFIGVVFAVSYTLDRNDPFLLHTGFPWLWFAPLIVALRYGTLLGLLGCAMLIGAYQVFTQVLMQGSTAAWPTLFFTGGVLQTIVAGHFGDTWGSRAQRANAINDYLNDRLVAITNSHYLMRLSHERLEKDLLTKPTTLRDSITELRRISVAHGLDTKPRSSGDMPGTRELLEFVAQACQIEVAALYPVHDGKVGRDALAHIGDTFDFDPRDELVQRALETRAVAHLKSEERPVTNTHLLVCAPLISADGTMLAMLAIRRMPFLSLNFDNLQLLLVLLGYYADGVEHSQQVRDIQHAVPDCPYEFALDVSRLTRLERSAGITSSLVALVFPHDDAGDSFFEHVMRRRRSLDLMWPVKSAGQSVLLNLMPATDATGVDGYLARIESSLRAQFNLDLEGARIGVHTLHLGGDEPGAALKRLLLRSGLDE
- a CDS encoding tetratricopeptide repeat protein, with amino-acid sequence MNDKTNDKRPRIVPTWLVYTLTGVVIATMYGVSPRGGLRQRVASVGAPSELSVAYLEAWSKVRPDNEEFLSLLGAQYLYLGRTDDAERIATRMEALGTDDMIRSAMMLHLSVTEQRTFAIPEEDPRRAPALEELRARLTQAAKLPWAPKDLEWLAQRSAAVGMPDLAAHLYARLSANDPDGRTKWDTQITRYALQVGDYHAAADAWFRQEATAQTRDEQRRCFVAGVRTLQSGNLLDDALTAADAHLGKLADDPATLIVMLNLARAANRPDAVDRYAKLLAKYALAEPSSPLAEHVRSVAQAGYAYMDGPVAYRHGGSLVSLRAAMREAAAQEQAEVRVIRVATQAAPVAPAAQAPQAASGVNAVDASAVRSDPSVANVVFQAFVESGDLASAQKIAAQQVQRDPRSVEWVKRLAQVAEWNRDPSLALKSWLDYAQLSNDQVGWQNVLRIAPMLDDDEAYLTALVHEARAKPNDLKLIDNVTATYERLGRPDDGLAFLRSLPRATNADAIDQRIGQLAERAGHDDQALATYRAVQARHPNDANAALRTASVLYRQGDYRASLAALKTARAGAKDSDEDFWRNYAELARLLQRDDDANEAYFHLIASGAATPEDLGDMTYFYDPYPIDAGRVAELRYRRDHTVRALQDAIFYYTDAQAMDRIATLLASLTPDERKAAEASPALLGVRAEYYRLINEPQKALADLKRAVDLPGASSDLRAAYLWTLVDYGSDGDLREALKRWRGSADQSSALWEPYAAAEMRLNRPVAALEYLRRQSAMMSRDPLWLLTYADAQEQAGHDGLAWSIRKKVWLQMQQDEAQLVKLHGAQRAAMRGRTAQDAETLEDLRGRRVTLSAEYATGDASAALLDSLMSARPVSADNAIARRTMIGTAKGLPGGAPLDGAGLPENARVRGAVAKEVAVAWALSKESNPLAKRWLAQQYAERLSRPADAQLTIALAENDIPEMERLLAVERSRLPVNDRIDATIAVDRPDRAQQLAFNALDGAPEDTDLHTRVTETTLDWPQSIDADVVNHIEHPLDYVETTLAASRKIAERYLVGVTAVQHFQHSTDITQLVNVPSVDRWLNIYGERQTRDTSFTVTGGRRVGSAAFYTLDLAGEVGRNSPLTLGVRAGRNQVADENQTLLVGGMKDNVIGDLTYRMTERITFTGSVEADRFYSQARNYIGSGVLSTAEVSYRIRTTYPDYTLRALITHGGYGASGQADALMTRLLPTALQPASPQDFMPDTYTQYGFYFGFGNDLLEQYTHAWRPFFDVGIVHDSIQGWGPDVSLGIAGAVFGGDHLAVFLQHQRVSKIGTPVTLLGARYKWFY